One window of the Candidatus Eremiobacteraceae bacterium genome contains the following:
- a CDS encoding ATP-dependent Clp protease ATP-binding subunit: MSMWEPFTERARRSIVLAQEEAQRLGNNYIGTEHILLGIISEGESLAAKVLETLGVNLAKVRAEVEAIVGRGGQTVQQEMVFTPRAKRVIELAFEEARQLNHNYIGTEHLLLGLIREGEGVAARVLMNLGVDPAKVRVQTTSLLGAETQTQTASKGKSKTPTLDAYGRDLTQLAREGKLDPVIGRNTEIERVIQILSRRTKNNPALIGEPGVGKTAIAEGLAQRVITGDVPEPLRDKRVITLDLAGLVAGTKYRGEFEERMKRVMDEIRGASGEIILFIDELHTLVGAGAAEGAIDASNIIKPALARGELQCIGATTLNEFRKHIEKDSALERRFQSIMVGEPSLDEAIEILKGLRDRYEAHHRVKISDEALEAAVRLSDRYITDRFLPDKAVDLMDEAASRARLQATSLPPEIRELETEIRKVKTEKENVIKAQEFEKAAQIRDREEKLRAKKQQMEADWIEKRNQKGEKVNTVGPEEIAHIVSTWTRIPVSKLKEEETIKLLNMEEALHKRIVGQDEAITVITRAIRRARAGLKSPKRPIGSFIFLGPTGVGKTELARTLAEFLFDDSESMVRIDMSEYMEKYAVSRLVGAPPGYVGYEEGGQLTEAVRRRPYSVVLLDEIEKAHPDVFNLLLQVLEDGRLTDSQGRIVDFKNTVIIMTSNVGSAGMQTSKDIGFRPVKEEGSSAIRYERMKNKILEEIKHLFRPEFLNRIDEVVVFHQLDMDQIKAIVKLELAKVVRELENQHMTLEATEAACELLAKEGWDPSFGARPLRRSIQRLVEDPLSEELLRGTFKVGDHILLDAADGKTIFQKLGEPLKPPAPEPTQTG, translated from the coding sequence ATGTCGATGTGGGAACCGTTCACCGAGCGAGCGAGGCGCAGCATCGTGCTGGCGCAAGAAGAAGCGCAGCGCCTCGGCAACAACTACATCGGCACGGAGCACATACTGCTCGGCATCATCAGTGAGGGCGAAAGCCTCGCCGCGAAAGTGCTCGAGACGCTCGGCGTCAATCTCGCGAAGGTCCGCGCTGAAGTCGAGGCGATCGTCGGCCGCGGCGGCCAGACCGTCCAGCAAGAGATGGTGTTCACCCCGCGGGCGAAGCGCGTCATCGAGCTCGCCTTCGAAGAGGCGCGCCAGCTCAACCACAACTATATAGGAACCGAGCACCTGCTCCTCGGCCTCATCCGCGAGGGCGAGGGTGTCGCCGCGCGCGTCCTCATGAACCTCGGCGTCGACCCGGCGAAGGTCCGCGTCCAAACGACGTCGCTGCTCGGCGCCGAAACCCAGACGCAGACCGCCTCGAAAGGCAAGAGCAAGACGCCGACGCTCGACGCGTACGGCCGCGATCTGACGCAACTGGCACGCGAAGGCAAGCTCGACCCCGTCATCGGGCGCAACACCGAGATCGAGCGCGTCATCCAGATCCTCTCGCGGCGCACGAAGAACAACCCGGCGCTGATCGGCGAGCCGGGCGTCGGCAAGACCGCGATCGCCGAAGGTTTAGCGCAGCGCGTCATCACGGGCGACGTGCCCGAGCCGCTGCGCGACAAGCGCGTCATCACGCTCGACCTGGCGGGGCTCGTGGCCGGCACGAAGTATCGCGGCGAATTCGAAGAGCGGATGAAGCGCGTCATGGACGAGATCCGCGGTGCGAGCGGCGAGATCATCCTCTTCATCGACGAGCTGCACACGCTCGTGGGTGCCGGCGCCGCGGAAGGCGCAATCGACGCGAGCAACATCATCAAGCCCGCGCTCGCGCGCGGCGAACTCCAATGCATCGGCGCGACGACGCTCAACGAGTTCCGCAAGCATATCGAAAAAGACAGCGCGCTCGAGCGCCGCTTCCAATCGATCATGGTCGGCGAGCCGTCGCTCGACGAGGCGATCGAGATCCTCAAGGGTCTGCGCGACCGCTACGAGGCGCACCATCGCGTCAAGATCAGCGACGAAGCGCTCGAGGCCGCCGTGCGCCTATCCGACCGCTACATCACCGATCGCTTCCTGCCCGACAAAGCCGTCGACCTGATGGACGAAGCCGCATCGCGCGCCCGCCTGCAGGCGACGTCGCTGCCGCCGGAGATCCGCGAGCTCGAGACCGAGATCCGCAAGGTCAAGACGGAAAAAGAGAACGTCATCAAGGCGCAGGAGTTCGAGAAAGCCGCACAGATCCGCGACCGCGAAGAAAAGCTGCGCGCGAAGAAGCAGCAGATGGAAGCCGACTGGATCGAAAAGCGCAACCAGAAGGGCGAGAAGGTCAACACCGTCGGCCCTGAGGAGATCGCGCACATCGTCTCGACGTGGACGCGCATCCCGGTCAGCAAGCTGAAGGAAGAAGAGACGATCAAGCTCCTCAACATGGAGGAGGCGCTACACAAGCGCATCGTCGGCCAAGACGAGGCGATCACCGTCATCACGCGCGCGATCCGTCGCGCACGTGCCGGTCTCAAGAGCCCGAAACGTCCGATCGGTTCGTTCATCTTCCTCGGACCCACCGGCGTCGGCAAGACCGAGCTCGCGCGCACGCTCGCCGAGTTCCTGTTCGACGATTCCGAGTCGATGGTCCGCATCGACATGTCGGAATATATGGAGAAGTACGCGGTGTCGCGGCTGGTCGGCGCGCCGCCAGGGTACGTCGGCTATGAAGAAGGCGGCCAGCTCACCGAGGCGGTGCGGCGCCGTCCCTACAGCGTCGTGCTGCTCGACGAGATCGAGAAAGCGCACCCCGACGTCTTCAATCTGTTGCTTCAAGTCCTCGAGGACGGCCGCCTGACCGACTCTCAGGGCCGCATCGTCGACTTCAAGAACACCGTCATCATCATGACGAGCAACGTCGGATCGGCCGGGATGCAGACGAGCAAAGACATCGGCTTCCGGCCCGTCAAGGAAGAGGGCTCGTCGGCCATCCGCTACGAGCGGATGAAGAACAAGATACTCGAGGAGATCAAGCATCTCTTCAGGCCGGAGTTCTTGAACCGCATCGACGAAGTCGTCGTCTTCCATCAGCTCGACATGGACCAGATCAAGGCGATCGTCAAGCTGGAACTGGCGAAGGTCGTCCGCGAGCTCGAGAACCAGCACATGACGCTCGAAGCGACCGAAGCCGCGTGCGAACTGCTCGCGAAAGAAGGCTGGGATCCATCGTTCGGCGCGCGTCCGCTGCGCCGCTCGATCCAGCGGCTCGTCGAGGATCCGCTCTCCGAAGAGCTGCTGCGAGGCACGTTCAAGGTAGGCGACCATATCTTGCTCGATGCCGCAGATGGCAAGACCATCTTCCAAAAGCTCGGCGAGCCCCTCAAACCGCCGGCTCCGGAACCTACGCAAACCGGCTAA
- the mptA gene encoding GTP cyclohydrolase MptA, giving the protein MTPVAIGLGSNLGDRQANVAGALQRLRAFIDIERVSSAFITTPVGYRNQPDFLNLACIGTTALAPRELRVRLRDVERRVGRGAAVPMGPRAIDLDLLLYGELRIEDEDLTIPHRGLQDRAFVLIPLAEIAPDWRDPVTGSTIKQLASRVDASGVTRSEGGLLPRLRRDIQEQRPAVSLALDRAGVTGVKTLIALDDRKTGRQQTAIAIFDIFADLDATHSGVHMSRFSQDLEDALADLTAQTAYGGLDALALDLAERVVASQRAEQAYVRARAEIALPRHTPASGIATHEFYTLLARAVAAPDHRRRVVGVEADGITACPCAQAMVADASRERLTAAGFGADAVERIMAAVPMVTHNQRGRGRLLVGGEGDVDPAVLVEIVEQSMSSETYDLLKRPDELFIVEKAHHAPRFVEDVVREMLRYACDAFVDMPVDSFISARQINFESIHKHDALAESGGTLSELRRELAGETSVSHTRLEDWLYPAGARLDAR; this is encoded by the coding sequence GTGACGCCCGTCGCGATCGGGCTCGGATCGAACCTCGGCGATCGCCAAGCGAATGTTGCCGGCGCATTGCAGCGCTTGCGCGCGTTCATCGATATCGAACGCGTGTCGTCCGCCTTCATCACGACGCCCGTCGGATACCGCAACCAGCCGGATTTCCTGAACCTTGCGTGCATCGGAACGACGGCGCTTGCGCCGCGCGAACTCCGCGTCCGTCTGCGCGACGTCGAGCGCCGCGTCGGGAGGGGAGCTGCGGTGCCGATGGGACCGCGAGCGATCGACCTCGATCTTCTTCTATACGGCGAGCTTCGTATCGAAGATGAAGACCTCACGATCCCTCATCGCGGCCTGCAGGATCGCGCGTTCGTCCTCATCCCCTTGGCCGAGATAGCGCCCGATTGGCGTGACCCGGTGACCGGCTCGACCATCAAGCAGCTCGCATCGCGCGTCGACGCGAGCGGCGTCACTCGCTCAGAGGGCGGCCTCCTTCCTCGACTGCGACGCGACATCCAAGAGCAGCGGCCGGCCGTCTCGCTCGCGCTCGATCGTGCGGGCGTGACGGGCGTGAAGACGCTCATCGCGCTCGACGATCGCAAGACCGGTCGGCAGCAGACCGCGATCGCCATTTTCGACATCTTCGCCGACCTCGATGCGACGCACAGCGGCGTACATATGTCGCGCTTCTCGCAAGACCTAGAAGATGCGCTCGCCGACCTCACGGCGCAAACCGCGTACGGCGGTCTCGACGCGCTTGCCCTCGACCTCGCGGAACGCGTCGTCGCCAGCCAGCGTGCGGAGCAAGCATACGTCCGCGCGCGCGCCGAGATCGCGCTTCCGCGTCACACGCCGGCGAGCGGCATCGCGACGCATGAGTTCTATACCTTGCTCGCACGTGCGGTCGCCGCTCCGGATCATCGTCGCCGCGTCGTGGGCGTCGAGGCGGATGGCATCACCGCTTGCCCGTGCGCGCAAGCGATGGTCGCCGACGCGTCGCGCGAACGTCTGACCGCGGCCGGTTTCGGCGCCGACGCGGTCGAGCGCATAATGGCCGCCGTTCCGATGGTGACGCATAATCAGCGCGGACGCGGACGTCTGCTCGTCGGCGGCGAGGGCGACGTCGATCCGGCGGTGCTCGTCGAGATCGTCGAGCAGTCGATGTCGTCGGAGACGTACGATTTGCTGAAGCGGCCGGACGAGCTTTTCATCGTCGAAAAGGCGCACCACGCGCCTCGCTTCGTCGAGGACGTCGTCCGCGAGATGCTTCGCTACGCGTGCGACGCGTTCGTCGATATGCCTGTAGATAGCTTCATATCAGCTCGGCAGATCAACTTCGAAAGCATCCACAAGCACGACGCGCTGGCGGAGTCCGGCGGCACGCTCTCAGAATTGCGACGCGAGCTCGCCGGCGAGACATCGGTGAGCCATACCCGCCTAGAAGACTGGCTCTACCCGGCAGGCGCGCGTTTGGACGCCCGATAG
- a CDS encoding diguanylate cyclase produces MAAPRRRRMLGHLEHWGRTVMMPAKRDARTKTDHEDRFRHLVENAFDIILECAVSGRILYVSPNIVDVLGYEPEQIIGTFLVDHLHPEDADRGLEAFAMAVGDGDRIHETLRYRRVDGTWRHLEGRGRPYRTQAGKLRVVIIGRDVTSEVQAEEKLRNVQQRLELQLRRLPVAVIAWDGDGVVTEWNPAAERMFGYTRAEVIGRFAGPLIESVSAAGEPFVQTIDAADDGSEPFRVISTNRTKAGDPVVCEWNIVPMHDGHGAMSGVIAIAESISERERARTLEEAAYKDPVTGMPNRRLFDDKLAAAADATRRRSDTFAVLYIDLDDFKRINDTHGHHVGDAVLTAVGLRLRVCVRETDVVARLGGDEFGVILSSLEGSEYAEEVAERILATVRQPLVAADRIFEVSASIGISKFPDDGADATALQRKADAAMYRAKQKGKFTFSL; encoded by the coding sequence ATGGCGGCGCCGCGGCGTCGTCGAATGCTCGGCCATTTGGAGCACTGGGGGCGGACGGTCATGATGCCCGCAAAGCGCGACGCGCGCACGAAGACGGACCATGAGGACCGCTTCCGGCATCTCGTCGAGAACGCGTTCGACATCATACTCGAGTGCGCGGTCAGCGGCCGGATCCTCTACGTCAGCCCGAACATCGTCGATGTGCTCGGCTACGAGCCGGAGCAGATCATCGGCACGTTTCTCGTCGACCATCTCCACCCGGAAGACGCCGACCGCGGCCTCGAGGCGTTTGCGATGGCGGTCGGCGACGGCGATCGCATCCACGAGACGCTCCGCTATCGCAGGGTCGACGGCACGTGGCGTCACCTTGAAGGGCGCGGACGCCCGTATCGAACGCAAGCGGGCAAGCTGCGCGTCGTCATCATCGGACGCGACGTGACGTCGGAAGTCCAGGCTGAGGAGAAGTTGCGCAACGTGCAGCAGCGCCTCGAACTGCAGCTCCGCCGCCTACCGGTCGCGGTGATCGCTTGGGATGGCGACGGCGTCGTCACCGAGTGGAATCCGGCGGCAGAGCGGATGTTCGGCTATACGCGAGCCGAAGTGATCGGGCGCTTCGCGGGTCCGCTCATCGAATCGGTGAGCGCGGCGGGCGAGCCGTTCGTCCAGACGATCGATGCGGCCGACGACGGCAGCGAGCCGTTCCGCGTGATCTCCACCAATCGGACGAAAGCGGGCGATCCGGTCGTCTGCGAATGGAACATCGTGCCCATGCATGACGGCCATGGCGCGATGAGCGGAGTCATCGCGATCGCCGAGAGCATCTCGGAACGCGAGCGCGCACGGACGCTCGAAGAGGCGGCGTATAAAGATCCGGTCACGGGTATGCCGAATCGCCGGCTGTTCGACGACAAGCTCGCGGCGGCAGCCGACGCGACGCGGCGACGCAGCGACACGTTTGCGGTGCTCTACATCGACCTCGACGATTTCAAGCGGATCAACGATACGCATGGCCACCATGTCGGTGACGCCGTGCTGACGGCGGTCGGGCTCCGTCTGCGCGTCTGCGTCCGCGAGACCGACGTCGTGGCGCGACTCGGCGGCGACGAGTTCGGCGTCATCCTCTCAAGCCTTGAGGGCTCGGAGTATGCGGAAGAGGTCGCCGAGCGCATCCTCGCGACCGTGCGGCAACCCCTCGTCGCGGCGGATCGGATATTCGAGGTCAGTGCGAGCATCGGGATCAGCAAGTTCCCCGACGACGGCGCGGACGCGACGGCGCTCCAACGCAAAGCGGACGCCGCGATGTATCGCGCGAAACAGAAGGGCAAGTTCACCTTCTCCCTCTGA
- a CDS encoding S41 family peptidase: protein MIFAIVALAVALPAYLYYRHVAAESMGTRVFDEVESSVAESYYDPSYHGHVWQAVAAHYRPLIVGAPDVTARYDALHEMLAVLGDSHTIAFSPLEVDRIDRRPDAGAAGALISLIDGHQVVMAVSNHSPAQRAGLRRGDIVVAADAELGPPGTLKHYELRDPVTGKLRHTSLRLAPAVLVDDPRGPDVDWDVAAAGVGYLRIGSFPEAIDDVLGWAMEEVGKEPALVLDLRSNPGGMLDAVDDTAGMFLSKGTLVVTGWRRVHWFGPQRFLASDAAGVHYAGALYVLVDDSSESGAETLAAALQSYHRATIVGVRTSGKVMGVDLEEPLADGGLLRVATLDMIAPSGVRLEGRGVTPDVVVVRTPRDVARGVDPQLRTAIALAQDAIKD, encoded by the coding sequence ATGATCTTCGCGATCGTCGCTCTCGCCGTCGCGCTGCCGGCCTATCTCTATTACCGGCACGTCGCTGCCGAGTCGATGGGGACGCGCGTGTTCGATGAGGTCGAATCCTCGGTCGCGGAATCGTACTACGATCCTTCGTATCACGGTCACGTCTGGCAGGCGGTCGCGGCGCACTATCGGCCGCTCATCGTCGGCGCACCGGACGTCACCGCGCGTTACGACGCCCTGCACGAGATGCTCGCCGTGCTGGGCGACAGCCACACGATCGCATTCTCGCCGCTCGAGGTCGATCGCATCGACCGTCGACCGGACGCCGGCGCTGCCGGCGCCCTCATCTCGCTGATCGACGGCCATCAGGTCGTCATGGCGGTCTCGAATCACTCGCCGGCGCAGCGCGCGGGTCTGCGCCGCGGCGACATCGTCGTGGCCGCGGATGCCGAGCTCGGACCGCCGGGTACGCTGAAGCACTACGAATTGCGCGATCCGGTCACAGGCAAACTACGTCACACGTCGCTCCGGCTTGCGCCCGCGGTGCTTGTCGACGATCCTCGCGGACCGGACGTCGACTGGGATGTCGCAGCCGCGGGCGTCGGTTATCTGCGCATCGGCTCGTTCCCGGAAGCGATCGATGACGTACTCGGCTGGGCGATGGAAGAGGTCGGCAAGGAGCCTGCGCTCGTGCTCGATCTGCGATCGAACCCGGGCGGGATGCTCGACGCGGTCGACGATACTGCCGGCATGTTCCTGTCCAAGGGAACCCTCGTCGTCACCGGCTGGCGGCGCGTCCACTGGTTCGGTCCGCAGCGCTTTCTCGCAAGCGATGCTGCGGGCGTTCATTATGCGGGCGCGCTCTACGTGCTCGTCGACGACAGCAGCGAGAGCGGCGCCGAGACCCTCGCCGCAGCCCTCCAATCGTACCATCGCGCGACGATCGTCGGCGTGAGGACCTCCGGTAAGGTCATGGGCGTCGATCTCGAGGAGCCGTTGGCGGACGGCGGACTGCTCCGGGTCGCGACCCTCGACATGATCGCGCCGAGCGGTGTTCGGCTGGAAGGTCGTGGCGTCACACCGGACGTCGTCGTCGTGCGCACACCGCGCGACGTCGCTCGCGGCGTCGATCCGCAGCTGCGCACCGCGATCGCCCTCGCGCAAGACGCGATCAAAGACTAA
- a CDS encoding acyl-CoA carboxylase subunit beta gives MSHKSELDQLRAKRAQAAAPAGEAANERQHERGKLTARERVARLLDPDSFVELDAFAVHRTDAFGLAEKRYVGDGVVTGYGTIDGRRVFLFSQDFTVLGGSLGEVFAEKICKVMDLAVRTGCPVIGINDSGGARIQEGVVSLGGYAEIFWRNVQASGVVPQISLVAGPCAGGAVYSPAITDFIFMVDKISQMFITGPEIIKTVTGEEVTFEELGGALTHNRKSGVAHFLCADEDDAFEQIRHLLSFLPQNNLDDPPEAESSDDPRRTDPGLIDIIPPSANMPYDMVDVIHRVVDDGDFFEVQALYGGSLVVGFARLGGRSVGIVANQPAVLAGVLDIDSSIKGARFVRFCDAFNIPLITFVDVPGFLPGTNQEFGGIIKHGAKLLYAFAEATVPKLTVITRKAYGGAYDVMCSKHIRADFNIAWPTAEIAVMGPHGAVKIIHRDEIAKAKNPTAREEELVAEYVERFANPYVAAERGYIDDVIDPAMTRPVLCNALEMLRTKRVARPARRHGNIPL, from the coding sequence ATGAGCCACAAGTCAGAACTAGACCAGCTCAGAGCGAAGCGTGCTCAAGCGGCGGCGCCCGCAGGTGAAGCCGCGAACGAGCGGCAGCACGAGCGCGGCAAACTTACGGCGCGCGAACGTGTCGCTCGCCTCCTCGATCCGGATTCCTTCGTCGAGCTCGACGCCTTTGCGGTTCACCGGACCGACGCGTTCGGGCTCGCGGAGAAGCGCTACGTCGGCGACGGCGTCGTCACCGGATACGGAACCATCGACGGTCGTCGCGTCTTCCTCTTCTCGCAAGACTTCACGGTGCTCGGCGGTTCGCTGGGTGAGGTCTTCGCGGAGAAGATCTGCAAGGTCATGGATCTCGCCGTGCGCACGGGTTGCCCGGTCATCGGCATCAACGACTCGGGCGGTGCGCGCATACAAGAAGGCGTCGTCAGCCTCGGCGGATATGCGGAGATCTTCTGGCGCAACGTCCAGGCGTCGGGCGTCGTGCCACAGATCTCCCTCGTCGCAGGACCCTGCGCCGGCGGCGCCGTCTACAGCCCTGCGATCACCGACTTCATCTTCATGGTCGACAAGATCTCGCAGATGTTCATCACCGGGCCTGAGATCATCAAGACGGTGACCGGCGAGGAGGTGACGTTCGAAGAGCTCGGCGGCGCGCTCACGCACAACCGGAAGAGCGGCGTCGCGCACTTCCTCTGCGCCGACGAAGACGACGCATTCGAGCAGATCCGCCACTTGCTCTCGTTCCTGCCGCAGAACAATCTCGACGATCCGCCCGAGGCGGAGTCATCCGATGACCCGCGACGCACCGACCCAGGGCTCATCGACATCATCCCGCCGTCGGCGAACATGCCGTACGATATGGTCGACGTCATCCACCGCGTCGTCGACGACGGCGATTTTTTCGAAGTGCAGGCGCTTTACGGCGGCTCGCTCGTCGTCGGCTTCGCGCGCCTCGGCGGCCGCAGCGTCGGCATCGTCGCGAATCAGCCGGCGGTCCTCGCCGGCGTTCTCGATATCGATTCGTCGATCAAAGGTGCGCGTTTCGTCCGCTTCTGCGACGCGTTCAACATCCCGCTCATCACGTTCGTCGACGTCCCCGGGTTTCTGCCGGGCACGAATCAAGAGTTCGGCGGCATCATCAAGCACGGGGCGAAGCTGCTCTACGCGTTCGCCGAGGCGACTGTGCCGAAGCTGACGGTCATCACCCGCAAAGCCTACGGCGGCGCCTACGACGTCATGTGCAGCAAACATATCCGCGCCGATTTCAATATCGCGTGGCCGACTGCCGAGATCGCGGTCATGGGACCGCACGGCGCGGTCAAGATCATCCACCGCGATGAGATCGCGAAGGCGAAAAACCCGACCGCTCGCGAGGAAGAGCTCGTCGCCGAGTACGTCGAGCGCTTCGCAAACCCGTACGTCGCCGCGGAACGTGGTTACATCGACGACGTCATCGATCCGGCGATGACGCGGCCGGTGCTGTGCAACGCGCTCGAGATGCTGCGGACCAAGCGCGTCGCGCGGCCGGCTCGCCGACACGGCAACATACCGCTATGA
- a CDS encoding acetyl-CoA carboxylase biotin carboxylase subunit, whose product MFDKVLIANRGEIALRVIRACKELGVATVAVYSDVDRDAAHVTAADEAYRIGPPPAAQSYLDFDAIIETAKRSGADAIHPGYGFLAENAAFARRCEDEKLTFIGPSASLIEMMGDKVAARNAARKAGMPIVPGTTEPVRSPEDAKRLAKTIGYPLAIKAAAGGGGKGLKVARDASEVDQAFSLAAKEAATYFKDGTVYLERYLARPKHVEVQVLGDKHGNAVHVGERDCSLQRRHQKLVEETPATIADTVRQRLLDAALGLAKTIRYDSAGTIECLVEGDEFFFLEMNTRIQVEHTITEAVWGLDLVKAQIRVAAGEALWFSQKELAPRGHAIECRINAESPAFGFRPSAGRIDVFAPSAGPGIRVDAAAYPGWVIPQEYDSLLAKLVAWGEDREEARRRMLRALGEFVVSGVDTTIPLFDLLLCDERFVRGDYATPDVESFVDRHKERIAAHVAERKSTAIAGTIGEPSAETDQGRTVTVEVNDKRFDVRVFGDGPGTSSARAKAPRFKAPKRVAADANRVTAPMHGIVADIKIAPGDSVRDGQVVAIVEAMKMMNEIVAHREGVVKSVDTNVGDTLETGASILTFEA is encoded by the coding sequence ATGTTTGACAAGGTCCTCATCGCGAATCGCGGCGAGATCGCGCTGCGCGTCATCCGCGCGTGCAAGGAACTCGGCGTCGCGACCGTCGCGGTGTACTCCGACGTCGATCGCGACGCGGCGCACGTCACCGCGGCCGATGAGGCGTATCGCATCGGGCCGCCGCCGGCAGCGCAGTCGTACCTCGATTTCGATGCGATCATCGAGACCGCGAAACGAAGCGGTGCGGACGCCATCCACCCGGGCTATGGATTCCTCGCCGAGAACGCCGCCTTCGCGCGGCGTTGCGAAGACGAAAAGCTTACCTTCATCGGACCATCCGCCAGCCTTATCGAAATGATGGGCGACAAAGTCGCCGCGCGCAACGCGGCCCGGAAAGCGGGCATGCCGATCGTGCCCGGCACGACCGAACCGGTGCGGTCGCCCGAAGATGCGAAGCGCCTCGCGAAAACGATCGGCTATCCGCTGGCGATCAAAGCAGCGGCCGGCGGGGGCGGCAAGGGACTGAAGGTCGCGCGCGACGCCTCGGAAGTCGATCAAGCGTTTTCTCTCGCCGCGAAAGAAGCCGCGACGTATTTCAAAGACGGCACGGTTTACCTCGAGCGATATCTCGCGCGGCCGAAACACGTCGAAGTCCAGGTGCTCGGCGACAAACACGGCAACGCGGTACACGTCGGCGAGCGCGACTGCTCGCTCCAGCGGCGGCATCAAAAACTCGTCGAGGAGACGCCGGCGACGATCGCCGACACCGTCCGGCAACGTCTGCTCGATGCCGCGCTCGGGCTTGCCAAGACGATCCGCTACGACAGCGCCGGCACGATCGAGTGCCTCGTCGAGGGCGACGAGTTCTTCTTCCTCGAGATGAACACGCGCATCCAAGTCGAGCATACGATCACCGAGGCGGTGTGGGGGCTCGATCTCGTCAAGGCGCAGATCCGCGTCGCGGCCGGCGAAGCGCTCTGGTTCTCGCAAAAAGAGCTCGCGCCGCGCGGACACGCGATCGAATGCCGCATCAATGCCGAATCCCCGGCTTTTGGTTTCCGGCCGAGCGCAGGGCGCATCGACGTGTTCGCGCCGTCGGCGGGCCCCGGCATCCGCGTCGACGCGGCGGCATATCCAGGCTGGGTCATCCCTCAAGAGTACGATTCGCTGCTCGCGAAGCTCGTCGCGTGGGGCGAGGATCGCGAGGAGGCGCGGCGCCGCATGCTGCGTGCGCTCGGCGAATTCGTCGTGAGCGGCGTCGACACGACCATTCCGTTGTTCGACTTGCTGCTCTGCGACGAGCGCTTCGTCCGCGGTGACTATGCGACGCCCGACGTCGAGTCGTTCGTCGATCGCCACAAAGAACGGATCGCGGCGCATGTCGCCGAGCGCAAATCGACGGCGATAGCCGGCACGATCGGCGAGCCATCGGCCGAAACCGACCAGGGCCGGACCGTTACCGTCGAAGTGAACGACAAACGTTTCGATGTGCGAGTCTTCGGCGACGGACCGGGCACCTCGAGCGCGCGCGCGAAAGCGCCCCGATTCAAGGCCCCGAAGAGGGTAGCGGCCGACGCCAACCGCGTCACCGCGCCGATGCACGGCATCGTGGCGGACATCAAGATCGCGCCCGGCGACTCGGTGCGCGACGGCCAGGTCGTCGCCATCGTCGAAGCGATGAAGATGATGAACGAAATCGTGGCGCACCGCGAGGGCGTCGTGAAGTCCGTGGACACGAACGTCGGCGACACCCTTGAGACCGGCGCTTCGATCCTGACCTTCGAGGCGTAA